In Bacteroidota bacterium, one genomic interval encodes:
- a CDS encoding T9SS type A sorting domain-containing protein produces the protein MKKTIIAISILASMTYCHVSAQINIVQNPDFELGSAPTNFNQIANATGWNDGCGWSFSLNTSSTTASLFQTGVGGWVAGFAGEPTSAHSGTRFGNFRGNGVFLETPTPPVDSKYYNQSLIGTITEPLKACKYKFGYWVAAAVGLNPTIQVEMVLRKADCSETPQKILFTTAYLTSPNWTNYEISLNLTAADELAGYDRIEIRKVIAPYNPSNNKIDLYIDDVYIIREDANADVVAPNLLCNGDDLIVDGTNSVGDDSHFWYITEATSGGAPLGNPATTWSSWYTGPAGVFNFSDHVSFITPGHCYLIQHAVGNCFTPWDADYALVCVGEDFNISLGEDKVICGTGIIPILGTSLGAGYSYSWTKNGSPISATTATIYATSSGTYCVTVTDPLGCSKTDCVNVTFSPLPAVVITGNTLICTGTTTTLNATVPISPDPYTYLWSTGQTTSSITVSSVGTYSVTVTNSVTHCVGTASTIVTDGSTWHQYTENSTALGIGESINAVTTDDNGNVYVAGTFRQSTYLNGTPDIQINSLMPVNNPNTFLAKYDGCGNLIWVANTTNAENCEGTAITYDKNNQMVYVGGTFNGNTTFNSSQSAGALCASGYSQPLNSPEVRGYVAQYNANSGCLYFAQAIDLGAETRLNALTVNENNGNIFAGGSWLASIPSADTKSFVQRYVPVTTLGSSNNLGPLVWTLTDNSTTPVTFSRVKDLDYYEPVNRIFIIGDFKKTCVLNNGTTAPAVNTTSSVSDAYLAVYRDLTTPVMQFFNAGGATSGNFMTGEGVSVDQTTGRPYFTGTYTGTINNPFGLGAFGAGMLTGVGQNKQYMMSANLSGVVTAWSRTTFLNSSNGSSFGRDVAVHNKRAYFLGEFAYASISSTGFPYFNFVGGFGTITDQKRHVSVIGYNESGVATVMNVTEAGTISSPDNHTGVAIETNRKGCSFVTGQFNKTLDYFSGSPASGPLVISGAPNAYIMRVNESTAEFKTSDMDEETESIEVALNSISKSIRVFPNPTNGLTTIAIDNFDATNTNYKLVLYNSVGQLMQQLDVTSNKTDVDLSDYKNGLYILSFSDGVNTSVVRISKIN, from the coding sequence ATGAAGAAAACCATTATTGCTATTTCTATTTTGGCCAGCATGACCTATTGCCATGTTTCAGCACAAATAAACATTGTTCAAAACCCTGATTTTGAACTAGGCTCTGCGCCAACAAACTTTAATCAAATAGCTAACGCAACTGGTTGGAATGATGGTTGCGGATGGTCATTTAGTTTGAATACTTCTTCTACAACAGCTTCACTTTTTCAAACTGGTGTAGGCGGGTGGGTTGCGGGTTTTGCAGGTGAACCTACTTCTGCTCATTCTGGGACTCGTTTTGGTAATTTTAGAGGAAATGGTGTTTTTTTAGAGACTCCCACGCCTCCAGTCGATAGTAAGTATTATAACCAATCGTTAATTGGAACAATTACAGAACCTCTTAAAGCTTGTAAGTATAAATTTGGGTATTGGGTTGCTGCCGCAGTTGGTCTTAATCCGACCATTCAAGTAGAAATGGTTTTACGTAAAGCAGATTGCTCTGAAACCCCACAAAAGATATTATTTACAACAGCGTATCTTACTTCACCTAATTGGACAAATTATGAAATTTCATTGAACCTAACAGCAGCTGATGAGTTGGCAGGGTATGACAGGATTGAAATTAGAAAAGTTATCGCCCCTTATAATCCAAGTAACAATAAAATTGATCTTTACATTGATGATGTTTATATTATAAGGGAAGATGCCAATGCAGATGTCGTTGCTCCCAATCTTCTTTGTAATGGAGATGACCTTATCGTTGATGGAACAAATTCTGTGGGTGACGATAGTCATTTTTGGTACATTACTGAGGCAACATCTGGGGGAGCACCATTAGGAAATCCTGCAACAACATGGAGTTCATGGTATACTGGTCCTGCAGGTGTTTTCAATTTCAGTGATCATGTTTCATTTATTACTCCTGGCCATTGCTACTTAATTCAGCATGCGGTTGGTAATTGTTTTACGCCCTGGGATGCTGATTATGCTTTGGTTTGTGTTGGTGAGGATTTTAATATTTCATTAGGTGAAGATAAAGTTATATGCGGTACAGGTATTATTCCAATACTAGGAACGAGTTTAGGGGCAGGTTATTCATACTCTTGGACAAAAAACGGAAGTCCGATTTCTGCCACTACCGCCACAATTTATGCAACTTCCTCGGGAACCTATTGTGTTACTGTTACTGATCCACTTGGATGTTCAAAAACTGATTGTGTAAACGTAACATTCAGCCCACTTCCAGCAGTAGTTATAACAGGAAATACGCTTATTTGTACAGGAACAACAACTACGTTGAATGCAACGGTTCCAATTTCTCCCGATCCTTATACTTATTTGTGGTCTACCGGTCAAACTACATCTTCAATAACAGTTTCTTCTGTTGGAACCTATTCTGTAACCGTTACAAATTCAGTAACACATTGTGTTGGTACAGCATCAACAATAGTAACCGATGGAAGTACATGGCATCAATACACTGAAAATTCAACAGCACTCGGTATTGGTGAAAGCATAAATGCTGTAACCACTGATGATAATGGAAATGTTTATGTTGCAGGTACTTTTCGACAATCGACTTACCTTAATGGTACTCCCGATATTCAGATTAATTCCCTTATGCCAGTAAATAATCCAAATACATTTTTAGCAAAGTATGATGGTTGTGGAAATTTAATTTGGGTTGCAAATACTACGAATGCCGAAAATTGTGAAGGAACGGCAATAACCTATGATAAGAATAATCAAATGGTATATGTAGGCGGAACTTTTAATGGAAACACTACTTTTAATAGTTCACAAAGTGCTGGTGCACTATGCGCAAGTGGTTATAGTCAACCCCTAAATTCACCTGAAGTAAGAGGTTATGTTGCTCAATACAATGCAAATTCAGGTTGTTTGTATTTTGCACAGGCAATTGACTTAGGAGCTGAAACACGATTAAATGCTTTGACGGTTAACGAAAATAATGGAAATATTTTTGCAGGTGGATCATGGCTTGCTTCTATACCTTCAGCAGATACAAAATCATTTGTTCAGCGTTATGTTCCAGTAACCACGTTAGGATCATCCAATAATTTAGGTCCTCTCGTTTGGACCTTAACAGATAATTCTACTACTCCAGTAACATTTAGTAGAGTAAAAGATTTGGATTATTATGAACCGGTGAACAGAATTTTTATCATTGGAGATTTCAAAAAAACTTGTGTACTTAATAACGGTACAACTGCTCCTGCTGTTAATACTACGAGTTCAGTTTCTGACGCTTATCTTGCTGTGTATCGCGATTTAACAACACCAGTTATGCAATTTTTCAATGCAGGTGGGGCTACATCTGGAAATTTTATGACAGGTGAAGGTGTTTCTGTAGATCAAACAACTGGAAGACCTTATTTTACTGGAACCTATACTGGAACTATTAATAATCCTTTTGGTTTGGGTGCTTTTGGAGCAGGGATGTTAACGGGTGTTGGACAAAACAAACAATACATGATGTCGGCCAATCTTAGTGGTGTGGTTACAGCTTGGTCGCGTACTACTTTTTTAAATTCATCTAACGGTTCTTCTTTTGGAAGAGATGTAGCAGTGCATAATAAAAGAGCATACTTTTTAGGTGAATTTGCGTATGCTTCCATTAGCTCAACGGGTTTTCCATATTTTAATTTTGTTGGAGGATTTGGAACGATTACTGACCAAAAAAGACATGTTTCGGTAATCGGTTATAATGAAAGTGGTGTGGCAACTGTTATGAATGTAACAGAAGCTGGTACAATATCTTCGCCCGATAACCATACAGGAGTTGCAATTGAAACAAATCGAAAAGGTTGCTCATTTGTGACAGGTCAATTTAATAAGACGTTGGATTATTTTTCCGGTTCTCCAGCTAGTGGTCCATTAGTTATTAGTGGTGCGCCCAATGCCTACATAATGCGTGTGAATGAATCTACAGCTGAGTTTAAAACTTCTGATATGGATGAAGAGACGGAGAGTATCGAAGTAGCTTTAAATAGTATTTCCAAATCAATTCGCGTTTTCCCTAACCCAACAAATGGTTTAACCACTATCGCAATTGATAATTTTGATGCTACCAATACAAACTACAAACTTGTATTGTACAATTCGGTTGGGCAATTAATGCAACAATTGGATGTTACAAGTAACAAAACAGATGTTGATCTTTCAGATTATAAAAATGGTCTTTACATCCTCTCTTTTAGTGATGGGGTTAACACGAGTGTAGTGCGAATTTCTAAAATAAATTAA
- a CDS encoding winged helix-turn-helix transcriptional regulator gives MRRDVFQAIADPTRREIIGMVAHQSLNLNAVADQFKISRPAISKHIKILTECGLIIIKKKGRERYCEAKFEKLNEVSNWVEQYKKFWEEKLDALEVYLKELQEEKGKMESQLPSGVKSKKKTIKKHKR, from the coding sequence ATGAGAAGAGACGTATTTCAGGCCATAGCAGACCCAACACGCAGAGAGATTATTGGCATGGTTGCGCACCAATCCTTAAACCTAAATGCCGTTGCCGACCAATTTAAGATTAGTCGACCCGCCATTTCAAAACATATCAAAATTTTAACCGAATGCGGGTTAATTATTATTAAGAAAAAAGGAAGAGAACGCTATTGCGAAGCAAAATTTGAAAAACTAAATGAAGTTTCAAATTGGGTGGAACAGTATAAAAAGTTCTGGGAAGAAAAACTGGATGCCTTGGAGGTATACTTGAAAGAACTTCAGGAGGAAAAAGGGAAAATGGAATCCCAATTGCCATCGGGAGTAAAAAGTAAAAAGAAAACAATTAAAAAACATAAAAGATGA
- a CDS encoding SRPBCC family protein — MTTKQKITVEVTVNQPIEKVWKIWTTPTDIMQWNTASDEWHTPKAENDLRVGGKFLSRMEAKDGSFGFDFTGTYTSVKTNEEIGYLMDDGRTCVTNFSKEGNTTKIVTVFEAETENSIELQQGGWQAIANNFKKYAEANG; from the coding sequence ATGACAACAAAACAAAAAATCACAGTCGAAGTAACTGTAAACCAACCTATAGAAAAGGTGTGGAAAATCTGGACAACACCCACAGATATCATGCAATGGAATACTGCATCAGACGAATGGCATACTCCAAAAGCAGAAAACGATTTACGCGTTGGCGGAAAGTTTCTTTCTCGGATGGAAGCAAAAGATGGTAGCTTCGGATTTGACTTTACAGGAACGTATACTTCGGTAAAAACAAATGAAGAAATTGGGTATCTGATGGATGATGGAAGAACGTGTGTGACAAACTTTTCCAAAGAGGGTAATACTACAAAGATTGTCACTGTCTTTGAAGCAGAAACAGAAAACTCAATAGAATTACAACAAGGCGGATGGCAGGCAATAGCAAACAATTTTAAAAAATACGCAGAAGCAAATGGATAA
- a CDS encoding SRPBCC domain-containing protein: MDKSKQKLSITKTLNAPKAMVFEAFSNPEALAKWWGPVEAPIDVMQLDFKVGGIFHYKMKGHQVNYGIMKYKEIDKPNSITWINSFANEKGEIIKPPFEGMDVPKEILCKISLTENNGITTLLMQSEPYNASESEINTFVAIYEGMEQGFGGTFSQLENYLKTRIGLMKENKTTKKARSSSYLNFNGNTEEAFNFYKSVFKTEFSGKGMQRFEDVAGNEGAPPMDDSLKKLIIHVELPITGGHTIMATDAPESMGFKLVTGNNMHINVEPESREETYRLFNELSAGGKIDMEMQDMFFGALFGSCTDKYGINWMFTYSD; the protein is encoded by the coding sequence ATGGATAAGTCGAAACAAAAACTATCAATAACAAAAACACTAAATGCACCAAAAGCAATGGTGTTTGAAGCTTTTTCAAATCCGGAAGCACTTGCAAAATGGTGGGGTCCTGTTGAAGCACCCATTGATGTAATGCAACTCGATTTCAAAGTGGGTGGAATTTTTCATTACAAAATGAAAGGTCACCAAGTCAATTACGGTATTATGAAATACAAAGAAATTGACAAACCCAACAGCATTACTTGGATCAATTCATTCGCCAATGAAAAAGGTGAAATCATCAAACCGCCATTTGAAGGAATGGATGTACCTAAAGAAATTTTATGTAAAATTTCGTTGACAGAAAATAATGGCATCACGACTCTACTTATGCAAAGTGAACCTTACAATGCTTCCGAATCAGAAATCAACACGTTTGTTGCAATTTACGAAGGCATGGAACAAGGATTTGGTGGAACATTCAGTCAATTAGAAAATTATTTGAAAACAAGAATTGGATTAATGAAAGAGAACAAGACTACAAAAAAAGCAAGGAGCAGTAGTTATTTGAATTTTAACGGTAATACCGAAGAAGCGTTCAATTTTTACAAAAGTGTTTTCAAAACTGAATTTTCAGGAAAAGGAATGCAGCGTTTTGAGGATGTTGCAGGAAATGAGGGAGCTCCTCCGATGGACGATTCACTTAAAAAATTGATTATACATGTAGAACTTCCAATTACTGGAGGGCACACCATCATGGCAACCGATGCACCTGAAAGCATGGGATTCAAATTGGTAACTGGAAACAATATGCATATCAACGTAGAACCGGAATCGAGAGAAGAAACGTATCGACTCTTCAATGAACTTTCTGCAGGGGGTAAAATAGATATGGAAATGCAGGATATGTTTTTCGGAGCATTGTTCGGCAGCTGTACCGATAAATATGGAATTAACTGGATGTTTACGTATAGTGACTAA
- a CDS encoding DoxX family protein, with amino-acid sequence MKKIKIAYWIVTVLFAGFMLFSAIPDILLTPDVIKFIVDLGYPLYFIQFIGIAKALGAIAIVIPGFPKIKEWAYAGLVFDLIAAMYSIAATSGVAASMPILLFLAFAFASYFLYHKNLKIA; translated from the coding sequence ATGAAAAAGATAAAAATCGCTTATTGGATTGTAACAGTATTGTTTGCCGGATTTATGCTTTTTAGCGCTATTCCGGACATTCTGTTAACTCCTGATGTAATCAAGTTTATTGTAGACTTGGGTTACCCTTTGTATTTTATCCAGTTTATAGGAATTGCAAAAGCACTCGGAGCAATTGCGATTGTTATTCCGGGATTTCCAAAAATTAAAGAATGGGCGTATGCAGGACTGGTATTTGATTTAATTGCTGCCATGTATTCCATTGCTGCAACAAGTGGCGTAGCTGCTTCAATGCCGATTCTTCTGTTTCTCGCATTTGCATTCGCATCCTATTTCTTATATCACAAAAACTTAAAAATCGCATAA